The nucleotide sequence ccgggaggactgggcggtccatcgaccatcagaacctccgccgtcggatcgctgctgtcgcactcgggtgctgtctctgcggagccagtcgacaggtcgaacaggccgtagagggattcgtcgggctcgattgccgtgacttgaggGGTGACCGACTaacgtgccaccgcgtgtctcacccactgctgaggtctcgaccgaccggagcgcttgcgccggcgggaaacggggagggaggacaacacaggagccgaccggtagggggtcgacggttgccgcaggagaacgccgcggaTGCACGCGCTAAAGTGTGTTGCCCCGTgaacagggagtgcgtccacgtcgagcggagcctcttggagccaagcagagtcgtcgacgatgaacgtgagcgcaccgagacggatctcgcggccctccaccaaaactccgccgaaaaccatgatgattcgggtcggaaaaggtcgcaactcctccaacaaacgctaaaacacctgccccacagtgggcgccaactgtcgtggttccaagtctgacggtagtgtaggggggtaagtatggagagacaagatcttagctatggaggagttgtaagaacgcaaggtttacgagttcaggcccttctcggaggaagtaatagccctacgtctcggagcccggaggcggtcgactgaattatgagagtatgaattacaggggtgcgaacccttgtctcggaggagggggtggcttatatagagtgcgccaggacccaagCCGGCCCGTGTtacaagggttcaatgtacattaaggcagggcgttactggtaacgctagtaataaagtgctatgatgaccataaaagctacttaataaccaaCCGCGGAGTGCCTTTAGGCCACCTAACTGTcgagtggcttggtcttggtcgagtgattgcttcttgatCGAGTATCTTCAAGTCCGTCGAGTGAGACGCCTTCAAGTcaattgaaagatgatttcttccggagatgtccttgggtaggtcagtttggacaggtccatgaccctaccctaggtacatagcttcatcaccagcAATCACCAGCAACCGACATACACGCCAGCATACAAAAAATGCCTCTCGGCCATAGTTCCTCATCTTGGCTGTAGTTCATATTGGCAGACATGTGGACATACGAAACAATCACGTCTCGATCATAATTCATGCATCTCGGccgggaaggaggcggcggcgggtttAGACGCGTCGGCCATGGCACGAGGGCGGAAGGGTTTTGTGGGAGTGAAGAGAACGGCGCTTGTTTGTACTAGATAGGCTGACCAGAGGAGGACAAGGGAAGGACGTTTTGGGCGTGCGGGCGGATGCAAATCCAGCCCAAATTTAAATTGAAAATGGGTAAAATGGACGGATGTCCAGTTGCGTTGCCGCGTACACAAAAAAGAATGTGTCGCCGCGTTGAAGTTGGCCTTTAGGATCAAAATGTCCGCTACGGTGACGTAGCCGCGCCTATCATGGAGTCGTGGCTGTGGGGATGATCCTACTACTACCTGCTACCTAGTCGTGCGCCACCCACCCTGCCGTCGTGAACAAGTGGCTGTCGTGCGCGCGCCTTTACCCCGAAACCGAATGAACGGAGCCGGCCGTACGCACGCGTTTCTCTTGGTAGTGTGGCAAACAGATATAGGGTTGAAATAGATCGGGATTAGTAAATATAaggtgctgatttcagggatttgAAGTTCAGGATTTGATCTCGACCATTAATACAACTTCAAGGTTTTAAACAGACTTCACTCTGCTCCTGTAGCTCGTGACGGAGCGTGCCACCGCCCTCGAGTCCTAGTACTAGTAGCAGCACTAACTTGCTTCCAGCCGGCCAGCCATATAGGTTCCGGAACGTACTCCGTGGATGCAGCGTGCAGAGGTTGAAAGCCATGGGCTGGCGCACACCGACCAACACAAATTCACCGAAAAAAGCGCGGCGAGAGAGGCCCCCACCTCCGACAAGCGTGCAGTGCACCGCCTCTGCTTTCCGGTGTGCAGCTGGACTCTGTCCCGGGCGCCATCAGTGCGATCCATCCATACGCAGACGCAGACGGTGACGGTCAGAACTCAGAGCCACCGCACCGCACGGCCCCAGGGAAGTTACGCGCCTTTACTTTGGAGCCCGTAGCTTGCTTGCGAATGGAATCCAATACGAGGTGCAAACCGCAACTTTCGTCACAATCCAAGATGACTTAGTGTTTTTTTCAATCGAAGAAAAGGGGAGAGGAGCTTCTTTTGCTCACTCTTTCCGTGACGACCGACAAAAAAGTTGGCGTCGTCAATAGTAGTTACCACCACCACACCCATCAATCAAAGGCATGGAAAGCGGATCGACCGGTAGTAGTAGGGAAGAATGAGATGAGATGAGGTGAAACAATTCATTATCAAAATTGGCTTGGAGCATATCCTTTGATCAGATCTGTGTGCCCACCGTCGCCGATGGATGAGAACGGGAACGGGGACTGGGCTAGACGAGCATCATCTGGAACAAGAGGTCGTTCCAGATGTCGATGGGGCCGGGCAGGCACCAATGGATGCAGTCGTTGTAGAGCTGCACCTTCTCGTTGGGCCAGTGGCCGTAGCGGCTGGGGTGGCCGTCGGGCCGCATCAGCATGGCGGCCGTGGCGTCCATGAGCATCAGCCGCAGCCCCTTGGCCCGCGCGGCCTTCTCCGCGGCGCGGTACTCCTCCATCTGCGCCGTGTAGAAGTGCAGGTCGCGGCCCTCCATCACCGTCTGGTTGCTCCGGACCGGCTCCGTCCGCTTGCAGTTGCCGCCCTGGTCCCATGTCCCGTTCTCGAAGTGCGACATGGGCGACAGCATCCGCACCATCACCCGCCCCTTCACCTTGGCCTCCAGGGCGTTGATCGCCCGCAGCGACACCCGCCACGCCTTGCGCTGCGAGTAGTAGAGCGTCAGGTCCGGCACGCCGTACTGCCGGCTGCAGAAGCTGCACCCGATGAGCCGCCGCTTCTCGTAGAAGAGCGAGGGGCGGGAGAACCAGTTGGCCGCCGACACCAGCACGTAGTCGAACCGGGGCACCTGCGACACCCACTTGTCGTCCGGCTCGTCCAGGTACAGGCTGTAGTGCCCCGTGTGCGCCGGGTCGTCGTGGTCGGGCTCCCGCGCCCGCACCAGGAACGGCGACCAGAACATGTTGATGGTGAAGTTGTACGCCCGGTAGTGGTACACCTTGTTCTGGTCCGTCGGGTTCGCCGAGATGTCCTTGGGATACGCCACCTGCAATCCATTTGTTCAGCCTCAAAGCCTCAAAGCTCAATCCAGTGCGCAAACATGGCAGGCGAGGAAAATGTACGGTACCTGTGAGAGGAGGCAGAGCAGGGACTGCATATGGTTGCGAGCCAGGGAGTCCCCGACGAAGGCCAGAGACTTGTGGCGGACGAACTGCAGGAACTGGACGGGGTCGAAGCGCGGCAGCTCGCAG is from Triticum aestivum cultivar Chinese Spring chromosome 3A, IWGSC CS RefSeq v2.1, whole genome shotgun sequence and encodes:
- the LOC123061621 gene encoding protein trichome birefringence-like 21 translates to MKLHLLVKVLFGPVPVYFSALAILILLTNAQYFGLGGVGVPRATKLASSTPVVSVMKYCDIFRGEWVPDAEAPYYTHKTCGMIQEHQNCLKYGRPDLGFLKWRWRPSGCELPRFDPVQFLQFVRHKSLAFVGDSLARNHMQSLLCLLSQVAYPKDISANPTDQNKVYHYRAYNFTINMFWSPFLVRAREPDHDDPAHTGHYSLYLDEPDDKWVSQVPRFDYVLVSAANWFSRPSLFYEKRRLIGCSFCSRQYGVPDLTLYYSQRKAWRVSLRAINALEAKVKGRVMVRMLSPMSHFENGTWDQGGNCKRTEPVRSNQTVMEGRDLHFYTAQMEEYRAAEKAARAKGLRLMLMDATAAMLMRPDGHPSRYGHWPNEKVQLYNDCIHWCLPGPIDIWNDLLFQMMLV